In a genomic window of Corynebacterium coyleae:
- the istA gene encoding IS21 family transposase, protein MANFKQIIAMCLDGASYAQITHALGCSRREVSRAKKVIADEALTPERFRQLPPGWFDDRFSDGRSKRTMSYDQPDFQALARKLQSKKHVTRHKLWMDYLSQPCPTDKTKYQYSQFCSGLNEFLRAHDLVEVVTHEPGQELYVDWAGDKVPVVDQASGDTAFKASLFVAVCPYSGLMYVTAAANEKMPAWIACHVKALNYLGKLPAVIVPDNASTATYRPRKHSGYRMVTDRYAAFADYYGVTIVPTRPGRPRDKAAVERAVKIAYTKILGYFSDEVFYNLDELNEAIADRLADINSAMTRADGTTRRMRFEQEEAPVMRDLPPTPFTEVSYKRLKVDRNWHITCDYQYYSVPFQLVGEAVTVRLTPQLVSIFNGDQLVAEHTRLHGFKYRYSTDPNHGPSSDDEGHKALTRDELLAWASSFGSATHTVIAMILDRNSAAVPRGLLQARNVLANLGKKHSKATLEPACQQVLEKKLAPTMAVIKRIQTDIAHAQQHPAAPGRKTQPATKNQQRPSAPLTSDAADAVFIRPADHYEN, encoded by the coding sequence GTGGCTAACTTCAAACAGATCATCGCGATGTGCCTTGACGGTGCAAGCTACGCGCAGATCACACACGCATTGGGATGTTCACGACGAGAAGTATCCCGCGCAAAGAAAGTCATCGCTGATGAGGCACTAACGCCAGAGCGTTTCCGCCAACTCCCACCGGGATGGTTCGATGATCGATTCAGCGACGGCCGGAGTAAGCGGACGATGTCCTACGACCAGCCTGATTTTCAAGCCCTTGCACGCAAGCTCCAAAGCAAAAAGCACGTGACCAGGCACAAGCTGTGGATGGACTACTTGTCGCAGCCGTGTCCGACGGACAAGACAAAGTACCAGTACTCCCAGTTTTGCAGTGGGCTCAATGAATTTCTCCGTGCTCATGATCTTGTCGAAGTCGTCACCCATGAGCCGGGGCAAGAGCTTTACGTCGACTGGGCTGGCGACAAAGTGCCGGTGGTGGATCAGGCCAGTGGTGATACCGCATTCAAGGCGTCGCTGTTTGTCGCGGTATGCCCGTACTCAGGGCTGATGTACGTCACTGCTGCTGCGAATGAGAAGATGCCGGCTTGGATTGCATGCCACGTCAAAGCGTTGAACTATCTTGGCAAATTACCGGCGGTCATCGTGCCGGATAATGCCTCTACGGCGACCTACCGGCCGAGGAAGCATTCAGGCTACCGGATGGTCACTGACCGCTACGCAGCGTTTGCCGACTACTACGGGGTCACGATTGTGCCGACAAGACCTGGCAGGCCACGCGACAAAGCGGCAGTAGAACGTGCTGTGAAAATCGCCTACACCAAAATACTCGGGTATTTCAGCGACGAGGTCTTCTACAATCTCGATGAACTCAATGAGGCAATCGCTGACCGGCTTGCCGATATCAACAGCGCAATGACACGGGCTGATGGCACAACACGGCGCATGCGCTTTGAGCAAGAAGAAGCACCAGTGATGCGCGATCTGCCGCCGACACCGTTTACGGAAGTGTCATACAAGCGGCTCAAAGTCGACCGTAATTGGCACATCACCTGTGACTACCAGTACTATTCTGTGCCATTTCAGCTGGTAGGAGAGGCAGTGACGGTCAGGCTCACCCCGCAACTGGTGAGCATCTTCAACGGTGATCAACTAGTTGCTGAACACACACGCCTTCACGGATTCAAATACCGGTACTCCACTGATCCCAACCATGGGCCAAGCAGCGATGACGAAGGCCACAAGGCGCTCACCCGCGACGAACTCTTGGCTTGGGCCTCGTCGTTCGGTTCTGCAACGCACACAGTCATAGCGATGATCCTCGATCGTAATAGTGCCGCCGTACCCCGCGGACTTCTTCAAGCTCGCAACGTGCTGGCCAACCTGGGCAAAAAGCACAGCAAAGCCACCCTCGAGCCGGCGTGCCAGCAGGTCTTAGAAAAGAAGCTGGCTCCAACTATGGCTGTGATCAAGCGCATCCAGACTGACATTGCGCACGCTCAGCAGCACCCTGCTGCACCAGGGCGAAAGACACAGCCCGCGACGAAGAACCAACAACGCCCAAGCGCCCCGCTTACCAGCGACGCAGCTGACGCCGTCTTCATCCGGCCTGCTGACCACTACGAAAACTAG
- a CDS encoding ATP-binding protein, with amino-acid sequence MSNINDETVRAKMRKLRVSTFADVFYEIVNDEAYADALPEDIFLAAVEEAYTQRQQRNIAKAITQAQFRYPDASLAEVTRAEQRGINMRQLKRIAATNWRENPTNIHILAPTGTGKTYIVCAIGVAACQAGYSVAYYRLDQLVDMLAVFSPTDQNYLDKMRKLINVDVLIIDDFMTMSINQRGQEDLSKIIFDRDGRLPTLISSQSAAAYWVEALPDRVGADSLVSRLNNGHRIRIGDFDMRKATAPIEPDE; translated from the coding sequence ATGAGCAACATCAATGACGAAACAGTACGGGCAAAAATGCGAAAGCTTCGCGTATCGACCTTCGCTGATGTCTTCTACGAGATTGTCAACGACGAGGCCTACGCGGATGCGCTACCAGAGGACATCTTCCTCGCAGCAGTCGAAGAGGCCTACACACAACGGCAACAACGCAACATCGCCAAAGCCATCACCCAGGCACAATTCCGATACCCGGACGCGAGCCTTGCTGAAGTCACCCGAGCAGAACAACGCGGCATCAACATGCGCCAACTGAAACGAATCGCGGCGACCAACTGGCGGGAAAACCCGACCAACATTCACATCCTCGCACCGACCGGAACAGGGAAAACATACATAGTCTGCGCCATCGGCGTCGCCGCATGCCAAGCCGGATACTCCGTGGCCTACTACCGGCTAGACCAACTCGTAGACATGTTGGCGGTCTTCTCACCGACTGACCAAAACTACCTCGATAAGATGCGGAAACTGATCAATGTCGATGTCCTTATCATCGACGATTTTATGACCATGAGCATCAACCAGCGCGGGCAAGAAGACCTGAGCAAGATCATATTCGACCGCGACGGTCGACTCCCAACACTGATCTCCTCCCAATCGGCCGCCGCCTATTGGGTCGAAGCCCTCCCCGACAGAGTCGGAGCCGATTCACTCGTTAGCCGCCTCAACAACGGCCACCGAATCCGCATCGGAGACTTCGACATGCGCAAGGCCACCGCCCCAATAGAACCGGACGAATAA
- a CDS encoding alpha-ketoglutarate-dependent dioxygenase AlkB: protein MEQLLFDATVIPREPNRVMPGVVHLPAFFTSDEQREIIEQARELARSVAGTPVAMRQPRVGKGKMDAWMLSLGWFWATNPYRMLQEVDGYQVPPVPENFQRIAGEVMDRAREIDPRVGETPRVETALVNFYPPGKGMGMHVDAEEESENAVVSLSFGQDCVFRIEGHDTLLMSGDALVFGGPARRARHGVLGAKKGTSTLLEGRLNITMRQMEK from the coding sequence GTGGAGCAATTGCTTTTCGACGCCACCGTGATCCCACGCGAACCCAACCGCGTCATGCCTGGGGTGGTGCATTTACCTGCGTTTTTCACCTCTGATGAGCAGCGGGAAATTATCGAACAAGCGCGCGAATTAGCGAGGTCGGTTGCCGGCACGCCGGTGGCGATGCGCCAACCACGGGTAGGCAAAGGGAAGATGGATGCGTGGATGCTGTCGCTCGGGTGGTTCTGGGCGACGAACCCGTACCGCATGCTGCAGGAAGTCGATGGATATCAGGTACCGCCGGTGCCGGAGAATTTCCAGCGGATCGCAGGGGAGGTGATGGATCGGGCACGCGAGATCGACCCGCGGGTTGGTGAGACTCCACGTGTGGAAACGGCGTTAGTGAATTTCTACCCGCCGGGCAAAGGAATGGGCATGCACGTCGATGCGGAGGAAGAATCTGAGAACGCGGTGGTCAGCCTGTCGTTCGGTCAGGACTGTGTGTTCCGCATCGAGGGGCACGATACTCTCCTGATGTCCGGGGATGCCCTCGTGTTCGGTGGCCCAGCCCGCCGCGCGAGACACGGCGTGCTGGGGGCAAAGAAGGGGACGTCGACGCTGCTAGAAGGAAGACTCAACATCACTATGCGACAGATGGAGAAGTGA
- a CDS encoding LysE family translocator, whose product MIALLGVWFAAIVSPGPDLFQIIRVGAKNRRDGILCALGIMLGNTVWIVASLAGLSALIQAFPEILSVLQIVGGAYLLWMGIGAIRASDPELPEAQQVSRPFLTGVATNLSNPKAVLFFGAIFAQFAHVGWWAAPLLIATGIVWFVGFALAVRAMASKIERYGRWIDVVTGVIFILLATWMLLEGLHFGA is encoded by the coding sequence ATGATCGCACTGCTTGGAGTCTGGTTCGCGGCAATCGTCAGCCCAGGTCCGGACCTGTTTCAGATCATCCGGGTTGGCGCGAAGAATCGACGGGATGGCATCCTGTGCGCGCTCGGCATCATGCTGGGCAACACGGTGTGGATCGTCGCGTCGCTGGCGGGTCTGAGTGCGTTGATTCAAGCGTTCCCGGAGATCCTGTCGGTGCTGCAGATCGTCGGTGGCGCCTACTTGTTGTGGATGGGCATAGGCGCGATTCGGGCGAGCGACCCGGAGTTGCCGGAAGCGCAGCAGGTGAGCAGACCGTTCCTCACCGGTGTGGCGACGAACCTGTCCAACCCGAAGGCCGTCCTGTTCTTCGGGGCGATCTTCGCCCAGTTCGCACACGTGGGCTGGTGGGCGGCTCCGTTGCTGATAGCTACCGGAATCGTCTGGTTCGTCGGGTTCGCACTGGCAGTCCGCGCGATGGCCTCCAAGATTGAGCGTTACGGCAGGTGGATCGACGTGGTCACGGGCGTCATCTTTATTCTTCTGGCCACATGGATGCTGTTGGAGGGCCTACACTTCGGCGCATGA
- a CDS encoding SDR family oxidoreductase: MSEQKVAVVTGGSAGIGEATCRALAADGWKVIVAARRLEKCQAIADDIGGVAVELDVTDQGSVDRLAGLERVDLLVNNAGGAKETDYLRDADEADWEWMFQTNVMGTMRVTRALYPQLKASEGLVVNIGSVAGTDAYKGGSGYNAAKYGLRGITRAMRREEAENNIRVCEIDPGRVKTDFALNRFSGDEERAKKVYEGNVNLTAEDIAEAVRWVASLPKRVNIDTMSIMPVDQADR; the protein is encoded by the coding sequence ATGAGCGAACAAAAGGTTGCAGTAGTTACAGGTGGTTCCGCGGGTATTGGCGAGGCGACGTGTCGGGCCCTTGCCGCCGACGGCTGGAAGGTCATCGTGGCGGCTCGGCGTCTGGAGAAGTGCCAGGCGATTGCCGACGACATCGGCGGCGTTGCGGTGGAGTTGGACGTGACGGACCAGGGGAGCGTCGATAGGCTTGCGGGCCTGGAACGCGTGGACTTGCTGGTCAACAACGCGGGTGGAGCGAAGGAGACTGACTACCTGCGGGACGCGGACGAAGCGGACTGGGAGTGGATGTTCCAAACCAACGTGATGGGCACCATGCGGGTTACGCGTGCGCTGTATCCGCAGCTCAAGGCGTCGGAGGGGCTTGTGGTCAACATTGGTTCGGTGGCGGGCACCGACGCGTACAAGGGCGGTTCGGGGTACAACGCCGCCAAGTACGGCCTGCGCGGCATCACACGCGCGATGAGGAGGGAAGAGGCGGAGAACAACATTCGCGTGTGCGAGATCGACCCCGGCCGGGTCAAGACCGACTTCGCGCTGAACAGGTTCAGTGGTGATGAGGAGCGTGCGAAGAAGGTTTACGAGGGCAACGTGAACCTCACCGCCGAGGACATTGCGGAGGCGGTGCGGTGGGTGGCGAGCCTGCCGAAGCGGGTGAACATCGACACGATGAGCATCATGCCGGTCGACCAGGCAGACCGCTAG
- a CDS encoding RNA-binding S4 domain-containing protein, which translates to MHMDVSISGESIKLGQFLKLANLVESGGHAKEAIAGGEVLVNGDVVTSRGHLLYDEDTVSIGDASATVMADSDGDDYFDERTANDDFDPEKWRNM; encoded by the coding sequence ATGCATATGGACGTGTCGATTTCGGGCGAATCAATCAAGCTCGGGCAGTTCTTGAAACTGGCCAACCTGGTGGAATCCGGTGGTCACGCGAAGGAAGCGATTGCTGGGGGAGAGGTGCTGGTCAACGGTGATGTGGTCACCTCGCGGGGGCATTTGCTTTACGACGAAGACACCGTCTCGATCGGCGACGCCTCCGCAACAGTGATGGCGGACTCGGACGGTGACGATTACTTCGATGAGCGCACCGCCAACGACGATTTCGATCCGGAGAAGTGGAGGAACATGTAA
- a CDS encoding VOC family protein, producing the protein MPAFEGKDGMPFWQDLMTTNVLKSTHFYSNVFGWEIVDGTARKDGLPVAGLVSGKADGWVTSFMGGGEVEKLGGRVLSADDELTLCEDPSGGLFGLMDPEERFVAAGEPGVPVWYELVTTDQATIDFYGDLFDWEIREEDGYFLAFEDGAPFLGMYVGEAASWVSYFGVEDLEAACKAVEAHGGTVLVGPGQGAFGPMAGIADPNGAQCFIVEVETPTFEEISEADSVL; encoded by the coding sequence ATGCCTGCATTCGAAGGCAAGGACGGCATGCCGTTTTGGCAGGACCTGATGACCACGAATGTGCTGAAGTCCACGCACTTCTACAGCAACGTATTCGGCTGGGAGATTGTCGACGGCACTGCTCGCAAGGATGGGTTGCCGGTGGCGGGTCTGGTGTCGGGTAAGGCTGATGGCTGGGTGACGTCGTTTATGGGCGGCGGCGAGGTGGAAAAGCTCGGTGGCCGTGTCCTGAGCGCCGACGATGAGTTGACGCTGTGTGAGGACCCGTCCGGCGGTCTGTTTGGCCTGATGGATCCGGAGGAACGCTTCGTCGCGGCCGGTGAGCCGGGGGTGCCGGTGTGGTACGAGTTGGTGACCACGGACCAGGCCACCATCGATTTCTACGGCGACCTGTTCGACTGGGAGATCCGCGAGGAAGACGGTTACTTCCTGGCGTTCGAGGACGGTGCGCCGTTCTTGGGTATGTACGTCGGCGAGGCGGCGTCGTGGGTGAGTTACTTCGGTGTGGAAGACCTCGAGGCGGCGTGCAAGGCGGTCGAGGCGCACGGCGGCACGGTGCTCGTCGGGCCTGGCCAGGGCGCGTTTGGGCCGATGGCGGGCATTGCGGACCCGAATGGGGCGCAGTGCTTCATCGTCGAGGTTGAAACACCCACGTTTGAGGAGATCAGCGAAGCGGACTCTGTGCTGTGA
- a CDS encoding M13 family metallopeptidase: MHDLFEVVNGEWVANHEIPADRGIDGAFYALRDKAEEDVHAILADGNALYTSFMDVDAVNAAGIDALNADLELIEVASVEEFVEKLGLLERTGIGAPLTYWVEKDSQGEDSVPYLVQSGLGLPDEAYYHEKQHAQTLADYEKHVARMLEFLAPKYLLGLSPEIAAQRIINVEKALADSHWDVVKSRDAIATYNPAELSDMPPLVQKMLRASGLPDGRVIDMMPSYTADLDAMLRRETLADWQLWAAWNILRSRAGVLSEEIGKANFEFYGKKLSGATQQRDRWKRGVALAESLIGEDIGREYVKRHFPPQSKEQMLELVQYLIDAYRTRIADLTWMSEETKKKAAEKLSQFNSKIGYPDKWRSYEGLEFTDNLVENVRRGAAFEHDYQLGKIGKPSDRDEWVSSPQTVNAFYNPVVNDITFPAAILQPPFFDPDADAAQNFGAIGAVIGHEIGHGFDDQGSRYDGQGNLNSWWTEQDRANFEKLTSKLVDQFNGLVPSVLEGTDTSGVKGEFTLGENIGDLGGLGIAVVAYKKYLADKGLEETREGFQNLFYAWARVWRSKARPEMAAQLLAIDPHAPNEFRCNVIAANIDEFYDAFDVEKGSKMWIEPEDRVMIW, from the coding sequence ATGCATGACCTCTTTGAAGTAGTAAACGGCGAGTGGGTCGCCAACCACGAAATCCCCGCTGACCGCGGCATTGACGGCGCGTTTTACGCCCTGCGCGATAAGGCGGAGGAAGATGTCCACGCCATTCTTGCGGACGGCAACGCCCTCTACACCTCCTTTATGGACGTGGATGCGGTCAACGCTGCAGGCATCGACGCCCTCAACGCCGACTTGGAGTTGATTGAGGTGGCGAGCGTTGAGGAGTTCGTCGAAAAGCTAGGGCTCTTGGAGCGCACAGGCATTGGCGCACCGCTAACCTACTGGGTGGAGAAGGATTCCCAGGGCGAGGATTCCGTCCCGTACCTCGTGCAATCGGGGCTTGGGCTTCCCGACGAGGCCTACTACCACGAGAAACAACACGCACAGACGCTCGCTGACTATGAGAAGCACGTCGCGCGCATGCTCGAGTTCCTCGCCCCGAAGTACCTGCTGGGGCTGAGCCCGGAGATCGCCGCACAGCGCATTATCAACGTGGAGAAGGCGCTGGCAGACTCCCACTGGGATGTGGTGAAGTCGCGCGACGCGATCGCCACCTACAACCCGGCCGAACTCTCCGACATGCCGCCGCTGGTGCAGAAGATGCTTCGCGCCTCCGGCCTCCCCGACGGCCGCGTCATCGACATGATGCCCTCCTACACCGCGGATCTGGATGCAATGCTGCGCCGCGAAACGCTCGCCGACTGGCAGCTGTGGGCTGCGTGGAACATCCTGCGTTCCCGCGCCGGCGTGCTCAGCGAGGAGATCGGAAAAGCAAACTTCGAGTTCTACGGCAAGAAGCTTTCCGGCGCGACCCAGCAGCGCGACCGCTGGAAGCGCGGCGTGGCCCTCGCAGAATCTCTCATCGGCGAGGACATCGGACGCGAATACGTCAAGCGCCACTTCCCGCCGCAGTCCAAGGAGCAGATGCTGGAATTGGTGCAGTACCTTATCGACGCCTACCGCACCCGCATCGCCGACCTCACCTGGATGAGCGAGGAAACCAAAAAGAAGGCCGCGGAGAAGCTTTCCCAGTTCAACTCCAAGATCGGCTACCCCGACAAGTGGCGCAGCTACGAAGGCCTGGAGTTCACGGACAACCTCGTCGAGAACGTGCGCCGCGGTGCCGCGTTTGAGCACGACTACCAGCTGGGCAAGATCGGCAAGCCATCCGACCGCGACGAGTGGGTGTCCAGCCCGCAGACCGTCAACGCGTTCTACAACCCGGTAGTCAACGACATCACCTTCCCGGCCGCGATCCTGCAGCCGCCGTTCTTCGACCCCGATGCCGACGCCGCCCAGAACTTCGGCGCGATCGGCGCGGTGATCGGCCACGAGATCGGCCACGGTTTCGACGACCAGGGCTCGCGTTACGACGGCCAGGGCAACCTCAACTCCTGGTGGACCGAACAGGACCGCGCCAACTTCGAGAAACTCACCTCCAAACTGGTCGATCAGTTCAACGGTCTCGTCCCGTCCGTCTTGGAGGGCACCGACACCTCTGGAGTGAAGGGCGAGTTCACCCTCGGCGAGAACATCGGTGACCTTGGCGGACTCGGCATCGCCGTCGTGGCGTACAAGAAATACCTCGCCGACAAGGGCCTCGAAGAAACCCGCGAGGGCTTCCAGAACCTGTTCTACGCGTGGGCTCGCGTGTGGCGTTCCAAGGCCCGTCCGGAGATGGCGGCACAGCTGCTGGCCATTGACCCGCACGCCCCGAACGAGTTCCGCTGCAACGTCATCGCTGCGAATATCGACGAGTTCTACGACGCCTTCGACGTAGAGAAGGGCTCCAAGATGTGGATCGAGCCCGAGGACAGGGTGATGATTTGGTAA
- a CDS encoding cutinase family protein, protein MKLRNVLAACVAALSAIATATTTAEAQPFKQQGCSAHYLVAVPGGANTAEGIPDYVPHGGNVFMTGILTKLGTAGEIDPVWVSYRSTPFAATPYKQASATGYNKARATVTRLANACPDARFSFTGYSLGADIAARLTSDIAHGRGPIAPEKVSGVALFANPYQGDNGAVLSHGTSPHARGSLGPLPEGYGELGPRVLEICNAGDLVCNMNEAHRGLVSPAMRTNVAAGQIPFGEFNNLFRSLGLGAFAVFHDIGLHGSYTLGQQREASNWIIEQSLAPIQVPIP, encoded by the coding sequence ATGAAACTCAGAAATGTTCTCGCAGCCTGCGTCGCTGCCCTCAGCGCCATCGCCACCGCAACCACCACTGCGGAAGCACAGCCCTTCAAGCAGCAGGGGTGCTCCGCGCATTACCTGGTTGCGGTGCCGGGCGGAGCGAACACGGCTGAGGGGATCCCCGACTACGTGCCGCACGGTGGCAACGTGTTCATGACGGGCATCCTGACCAAGCTCGGCACCGCCGGCGAGATCGATCCAGTCTGGGTTTCGTACCGCTCCACCCCGTTCGCGGCTACCCCGTACAAGCAGGCGTCCGCCACTGGCTACAACAAGGCGCGTGCAACTGTCACCCGCCTAGCCAATGCGTGCCCGGACGCCCGCTTCTCCTTCACCGGTTACTCCCTCGGCGCCGACATCGCCGCCCGCTTGACCAGCGATATTGCGCACGGTCGCGGCCCGATCGCGCCGGAGAAGGTCTCGGGTGTGGCACTGTTTGCCAACCCGTACCAGGGCGACAACGGTGCGGTGCTGTCCCACGGCACCTCCCCGCACGCACGCGGTTCCCTCGGCCCGCTCCCGGAGGGCTACGGCGAGCTCGGCCCCCGCGTGCTGGAGATCTGCAATGCCGGTGACCTGGTGTGCAACATGAACGAGGCGCACCGTGGTCTTGTCTCCCCGGCGATGCGTACCAACGTGGCTGCGGGGCAGATCCCGTTCGGGGAGTTCAACAACCTGTTCCGTTCCCTCGGGTTGGGCGCGTTTGCTGTCTTCCACGACATTGGTTTGCACGGCAGCTACACCCTCGGCCAGCAGCGGGAGGCATCCAACTGGATTATTGAGCAATCTTTGGCCCCGATCCAGGTGCCAATTCCGTAG